A stretch of the Sulfolobus acidocaldarius SUSAZ genome encodes the following:
- a CDS encoding AMP-dependent synthetase, giving the protein MEIVKGRPSTMNDSYQLNVHKLLEHAARVHGDTEVISDRRLQGGFLHKFTYRQIYERVNRIANAFERELNLSPGDIVGVLDWNDHRYYESYFSLPSIGAVTLELNIRLHPTELGYIVKHTKPKGLLVDDSLLQLAEVLSKEYDFSFVLVMSDKPVEEIKTNQRVLGYEELVRSNSPNRPSITVDESSAATAAFTSGTTGLPKGVFYSHRSIILHAMAVAIGNSLTPSDVGLQIVPMFHANAWGTPFASTMMGMKMIYPGRYTPDTLVEHIVTHKVTVTAGVPTILLEIVRRLQQMGVKTPGLRITSGGSEPPSALAKAFMELGGRVIQGYGATETSPLVSMALPKAELKELSDIERFERMKQGLPIFGAEVKVVDPISNQELPWDGKSFGEIWLRGPWIAKEYYNDPRSSERFTHDGWWRSGDVGVVDPLGYVKLVDRLKDVVKSGGEWISSIDLENFLMAHPYVREASVVGVPHPKWGERPLAVVSLKPEYQSKDKEEVKKELKEHLLKRFAKWQLPDDIVFVDEIPKTSVGKFRKEEIRNRYKDIYVKSEEKI; this is encoded by the coding sequence ATGGAAATTGTCAAAGGAAGACCTTCAACCATGAATGATTCGTATCAACTTAATGTGCATAAGTTACTTGAACATGCTGCAAGAGTTCATGGAGATACAGAAGTAATTTCTGATAGGAGATTACAAGGAGGTTTCCTGCATAAATTCACATATAGACAAATCTATGAAAGAGTAAATAGAATAGCTAACGCATTTGAAAGAGAGCTTAACCTGTCTCCAGGGGATATCGTCGGTGTCCTCGATTGGAATGACCATAGATACTATGAGTCCTATTTCTCTCTACCATCAATAGGAGCAGTGACTTTAGAACTTAACATAAGGCTACACCCTACAGAGTTGGGCTATATTGTAAAGCACACTAAACCTAAGGGTCTACTGGTTGATGACTCGTTATTGCAACTAGCTGAGGTTTTGTCCAAGGAATATGATTTTAGCTTTGTCCTGGTGATGAGTGATAAACCTGTAGAGGAAATAAAGACTAACCAAAGAGTTCTAGGTTATGAGGAATTGGTGAGGTCCAATTCTCCGAACAGACCTTCTATTACTGTTGATGAAAGCTCTGCAGCGACTGCAGCCTTTACTTCAGGTACCACAGGTCTGCCTAAGGGAGTTTTTTACTCTCATAGATCAATAATTCTTCATGCCATGGCAGTAGCAATAGGGAATTCTCTAACTCCCTCAGACGTTGGTCTACAAATAGTTCCCATGTTTCATGCAAACGCATGGGGAACTCCTTTCGCAAGCACGATGATGGGAATGAAAATGATTTACCCAGGGAGATATACTCCAGACACATTGGTAGAACACATTGTCACCCATAAAGTAACTGTGACAGCGGGAGTCCCTACTATACTTCTTGAAATCGTAAGAAGATTACAGCAAATGGGAGTGAAAACCCCTGGTTTAAGAATAACTAGCGGTGGAAGCGAACCACCATCAGCATTGGCGAAAGCCTTTATGGAATTAGGAGGAAGAGTGATTCAGGGATATGGGGCTACTGAAACAAGCCCTTTAGTTTCGATGGCTCTTCCAAAAGCTGAATTGAAAGAACTAAGTGATATAGAGAGATTTGAGAGAATGAAACAAGGGTTACCGATTTTCGGCGCAGAGGTTAAGGTTGTTGACCCAATTAGTAATCAGGAGTTGCCATGGGACGGTAAGAGTTTTGGTGAGATTTGGCTTAGAGGACCCTGGATTGCCAAAGAATACTATAATGATCCGAGAAGTTCAGAGAGGTTCACCCATGATGGTTGGTGGAGGAGTGGTGATGTTGGTGTTGTTGATCCTTTGGGCTATGTTAAACTAGTTGACAGGTTAAAAGACGTGGTTAAAAGCGGTGGTGAGTGGATTAGTAGTATTGATTTGGAGAACTTTTTGATGGCTCATCCTTATGTTAGGGAGGCTAGTGTTGTTGGTGTTCCTCATCCTAAGTGGGGTGAGAGACCATTAGCTGTGGTCTCACTTAAACCTGAGTATCAAAGTAAGGATAAGGAAGAGGTAAAGAAAGAGTTGAAGGAACATCTTTTGAAGAGGTTTGCAAAGTGGCAGTTACCAGATGATATTGTTTTTGTTGACGAAATACCTAAAACCAGTGTTGGTAAGTTCAGAAAGGAAGAAATAAGGAACAGGTACAAAGACATTTATGTGAAAAGTGAGGAGAAGATATAA
- a CDS encoding GYD family protein has translation MVVFIVLSSLTDEGAKTIVGKPERIKEVNEELAKIGAKVKEQYVVFGDMDFVNIVEAENVESFLKALVELNSRGTVRTRTYMAMPVDDAIKAMKTTPSIGHPK, from the coding sequence TTGGTCGTTTTCATCGTTTTGTCAAGTTTAACTGATGAAGGCGCCAAAACCATAGTCGGTAAACCAGAGAGAATAAAAGAGGTAAATGAAGAACTTGCGAAAATAGGGGCTAAGGTTAAAGAACAATATGTAGTATTTGGTGACATGGATTTTGTGAATATAGTGGAAGCTGAAAACGTAGAAAGCTTTCTAAAGGCACTAGTAGAACTGAATAGTAGAGGAACAGTTAGGACTAGAACCTACATGGCAATGCCTGTTGATGACGCTATTAAGGCAATGAAGACAACTCCTTCCATAGGTCACCCAAAATAA